Part of the Kryptolebias marmoratus isolate JLee-2015 unplaced genomic scaffold, ASM164957v2 Scaffold175, whole genome shotgun sequence genome, TGACTTATCTTTCAAAGTTTAACTAATGCTGGTTGTGATGGCCACACAGTTGGTAACCTCACGCACCAACACTTATTCATTTTAAGTTGTCATATATACATCGCACCCACTGCAGCACAATtatatagttttttgtttacattgtttgacaatattaaaatacattagTTCTAATTGTAGTGTGCATATTTGGTTGGCTTTTGTATATCTGACTCTGTCAAGcttaatgtgtttctttttttccttttttaccaGTGCTGTGGGGGGGAGTCATGGACTCTGGCTGGCTCACTCCAATCCCAGACTGATTGACTGATTGGGTGAAACCATGCAGAGCTCCACCATGGGGGAAagaaaatagttattttattctaattctTGCATAAGTTCTTCTTGcttttgtggtttgtttattttgttaattttatgtttagtttagttagttctTAAGAAAAATGTGTGTTAGATATATCTGTTAAATTTGTGAGGAGATGTTTCCCTTCCCTTTCCCCAAGTGTGTCAGTCTGGTCTGATCAGCCAGGTATTTAAGTCTCCTTTGTTTGTGGTGTGTCaggtcagtttatttttgtttgagcaGTTAGTTTGAGGGTTTTGTTATATTAAATCATGATTTTTCAGCTGAGACTAGTTCTCTTTCATTGACCTCTTTTACGAGCCCTGAATTaattgtttgaattttgttgtttGGGGAATAAaaccctatttttttttaattcactacTATGTCCTCATGGTTGGCTGTCTCGGACCAACACACTGGTAAAAGATAAGCAAAACCAACAGATAAGAGCTGGCTGTACCAATGATACTCATCCACACAGCAACGGAGAAGGACACCAGGAGGAAACTTGTTGCTGCCAtgaagaaacacaacaacacacgaAACctagaagaaaaataagaaaaggttAAGAATTTTACAAGTTGCAAAATTCCtacttcttttttaatcaataatcaGGTTGTTCTGCGAGTCTCTACCTAACACTTCTAAATACCTACAGAAAGACACAATTATCATTTTCTGCATACTATAACAAATTAAATGCCTAGTACTCCTTAAGGAATGCGTATCCCtagctgccttttatgccagttttaaactaagatcaatgTAAAATGAGAAGAGATGAGTTCTAAGCATTTtcgtcaaaccttgaaaattacattttggacAATCTCATATAATATTACAGGAATTTGTGAGACGTGtttgaaatatgtgttgtgaatgacgcTCAACTAGTAtggcatcaaattttagctcaagatctgcAAAATCAACAgggttatagtcatttttgtctttgctaatgtcaattagctgaggtggccatcttaaatttgcGTGACCccaaaagaaaatcagaagtACAACCCCAACTccgaaaaagttgggatgttgcaTAAAAAGAAGTAgaatgaataagaaacagctggaggagcagttTGTGATGAATTAGATTATTTGGCAAGAAGTCAGTAAAAGAACTGGGtagaaaaagagcattttaaagagGCGGAATCTCTGAGAAGTAAACATGCCTgtaaaaatagtgaaacaattttagaataatgttcctcaatagGAAATTGTGAAATCCGACAACCCTGTCATCTACAGGTCAAACTATCATCACAGGTTTTCAAGAATcaggagaaatctctgaggtcaaaggtcaaggctgaaagtcagtattggatgtctgtgatcttcaggctCACAGGGGCCACTGccttaaaaacagatctcattctgttctggacatcactgcatggactcaggaacacttccagtTCACTGTGACAGCTATagttctgagagattcagcctccaAAATGCTCTATTATACTCAGTCTtattatgccccttttccactggctctatttcAGAAGTCCCGTCCTACTTTACTCTACTCTACTCGACTCGactctgctcggctctataaaaaatgcatcgaGTTTCCatcggccagtttggtcggtagcagaggaacgcctcctactccgaagcagggaccaaaaaagcagggaccggcctcgaaaaaatgccggtggaaacatGCACagagcaagccgagtagagtggagccgagACCTTTAGAGCAGGTAGAAAAAGAGGcattactgacctgttgccaattaacaaAATTTGATGTGAAATGCTCCTTtggctgtttcttattcattcTACTtccttttacagccttttgttcaTCTCTtcccaactttttaaaaatgtgttcttggataaaattcaaaattttctATACagattgtaaaaacatttattttagacatttgATATGCtccaaaaagaataaaataagggTTTATGAAATTTAGGAGTCattacattgtgtttttatttacattttcaaaactggggttgtagatgtacattcaacaatttgagagtttatttaaaacccataaagtggttcacaagatagtTTGTtaacagggttgacaccaaagatgttgtgcaatatGTAGAactacgtgttgtgaatgactctcagctactaccacaccaaatgttaccTAAATATCTgtgagttatagcccttttcTTATCTTTATAATCAGTTGTGGTCAGTCAggatgataaaagaaaatgtgttcacattaaaaaaaaaaattgatcttttcttttttgcacattGTTCTTAAAAAATTCCCAGCctgaagataaaaactgaatttaatgtaataataatCTTGGTCTCACCCATAAGGCACTTTGTGGATCACAAAGGGAGCAAAGATTTTGATGATGAGTGTCGGGAGGACATCAGCTAACAGCACAGCCTGCAATCACACACAGCATGTCCTTTAACAAAGTTATATtctcttttaaataattacactTCGAACataccaattaaaaaaaacaaacatatgagGTCAAAACCCTGTAACGGCCATTTCCTTTCACAACTGACTCACTTTGACAAAGAATTGCCTCAATCCAATGAGAACTCTGCATATCTTTTTTATAATATTCTAAAAAACACCAAGCTGTTGTttagagaacaaaaacacaaactaaatatttagattAAAGTAAGAattattgtgaaaaaataaatctggattATCTGAGAACTGTAACATAGTAACTGGGTGTCTTCCTCAAAGTATAAtcagcagagctgcagaaaaattATATCTAAACTATATCAGAACCTTCAAAGttgaaaaaaagaactaaaattaTAAAAGAGCTGGATGTTAAAATATGCCAACAGGACATGTGATCCAAGTGGAAAACACAACATTCTGCTACAAGTTCAGTGACATGAAGACAGTTTGGATGAACGGATCTGATTCTTTCTCAGACCTTACAGTCATGGGAAGAAAGTAAGTCCACCCTCTTTGAATTTGGAGGTTTTATGTCTCAGGACATAAAAAGGATCTGGTttttatcaggttctaaaaatattcaaatttagcctcaaaatgtacaaaaagacaagaaattCCACCgtgttattatttaataaaccaaAGCAAACCATAAGGAACAAGCTGTAAGTGGAAAACTGtgtccagcagcttgtagaacctccttcagcagcaggaactCTCAGTAGTCTTTTTCTGTAGGAATTTATCACTCTATCACATgcttgtggaggaattttggcccactcttctttcaagtgttgcttcagttcattgaggtttgcagacaggTTTCTGCCCAGCTTTCTGAAGGTCCCACctcagcatttcagtcaggctgaggttctggactttgactggaccgttGCAACACTAAATCTTTTCCTCTGTAGATCAGCTGCAGAGtttggatcattgttctgtggCATcttgacccagtttggtccaagcttcagctgtgagACAGATGTGTCCATATTCCAGAATCCtctggtctacagaggagttcagggccgactcagtgactgcaaggagcccaaaccatcagccctccactgCCATGCTGACAGCTGTtctgaggtgtttgtgctgataggctgtgtttggttttctccaaacatgctgctgtgcattgtgggtaaacagtgtactttggtctcatctgtctaaaAGCACATGTTCCAGAGATCTTGTGATTTGTTCAGATGAAACTCTACAAACCTTCAGGAAGTCGTGCTGTTGCCATCAGTTCAGGGAAAAGTTTTTTCctgcttcatctttttttttatttggcctgccatgacctttaacctttaacgtaatgactgaggcctgtagcgTCTGAGACGGAGCCCTTGGGTTTGTTGTTATTTCTATGatcattgcacagtctgaccttggggtgaatttgctgggacactcctgggaagattaacagctgtttaaaatgttttccatttgttaATAATTTCCCTTTCTATTAGATGTTAGTCTCCGAACAGtatggaaatgacctttaaccttatTCAGATTGATGgacagcaacagttgcttctctaaggtcattgctgatgtctttccatccTGACACCCAGCTTTCACAAAGGTGGTCCcgctgatgatgatcagttaataaATAGGTTTGaccagcagctcctggatgaTACTAAACCTCTTCAATTCTGTAGAAGCAGTAAGGGTTTACTTCATGTTTCCACACACAGCTTCTGGGTTTtactttagtttctgtttagttgtgtggttttgtacacttgaggtgtAGAGTTGAATCATTTCTGAAGGatatttgtatatttgtgtAAGCACAAAAATGTGGTATATGCCCATTTTGCCACACAAAACCTCAGATGTATCAATAATGAACTGACTGGAAATCTGTGCAGCCCCATGAAAACTTCATGGCTGGCGTTTGCACATTTCTACAGTTACTGGTCCGTTGATAACACTTAAAAGGGTTTGCTTGGAAATCATTAATGATGTGAAAACAGTTATTGGACACATCAGAGACACAGGATGAACAATTAGTACATGCAGGTGTGCAGGTACATGAGTGAATATTGAAGAATGCATAAAGTGGTGCAGAAAATACTTTTAGAAACAATGACTTTAGCCTTATATTATATTGATATTGCAAATGGTGCAGTGTGAAGAGCAGGATTTTTTTGTCCAATATGACAACCCTCTTTAAGATACTATTTTTCAATCCTGTTGGAACTCCTGGGTGTGTGGCTGGTCTTGGAGTAAGGAGTCGGGTGCTCCCCGATACACCAACACTGGGGTTACTATAGCAACAGGGGCATTTCAGAGGAAGCAGGCCAACCAGTCAGGACTGCCAGTTGACCTGAAGCTGAGCCGTGCCAGCTGTGTGGGATGTCAGCCAAGTAAATTAAATTCCCATGTAAGGCAGTCGGCCAACTTTAAAGCACAATTTGCAGCAAGAGCTTATTTTCTTACAGTAACGGGAGCTATCGACAGCACACACATTGCTATAAAGTCACCATCACAAGATGGTTATGTTTATGTCAGCAGGAAGCATTTTTAGTAAATCAACTTAcaagaaaatcaaaaatcaacTTACAAGGTTAGGTGAATTAGGTGAAATTCACCTAATTCACCTAACCTTGTAagttgatttttgatttttgatgatttttgatGCACAAATTCACCTAACCAACACTTCACAGTATGAAGCTGGTGGTTTGATGTCATGTTTGTGTcctgatgtttaaaatgttcctgTGTGGTGAATTTACCCCTGTAGTGACAGGACTGCAGTCATATCTGCTGCTGTTACTGCTGTTTCCAGCTCGGAGGTCCAGCGTCCCCGATACCTAAATCATCAGATTAAAAATAGGGTTTTATAATTAGAAAGttagttttttctgttaatatttCAGCACACATGTGTTTGCTTACAGATGCCGTAGAGTTTTTGGACTCCTGTTTTTGGAGGATGTCATGGGCCGCACTGAGCATGACCACATAAGCAAAGTTGTTGCACAATCCGAGGAGCCTGGAGAAGGTTTCAACAAGGGAGACAGATTAGACAAGAAATCTGATTCACTCACTGACAAATGAACTGTTTGCAAACTTTCTCTggaagaaaactgcaaaaacagttAAAGTCATGCGTGCTTCAGAAGTTTTTTAGACGTAAAGTATGTAGAGTCTGAATCACATCTTTTGTTAATcacaaaacttttgtttttgttttccccaaaaCAATGATATGATTAAAAACTGTTAGACAGTTGTATCCAACTATTTTCCAACAATGTGTTCATCTGATCAATTTAAGCAACAGAAAGATTTGTTCAAGTTTAAACAGGTAGACAACGTTCGTTTAATGGAATAATACTTTGTTAATCTGGTGAATTTAGAGGTGTAAAAACCTcctaatacaaaaataacacgTAAAATAATTGACTCTAATAATGATTCTAAAGTGACAGTATAGAATTTGGCAGAAAGGAACTCCTTATTACTTTGAGTCTGGAACTCAAATGAGCTTTCgctcagagaagacagcagtgtttctggatggtgttcacatctggcttctgaTAGAagtctgatagagctttaagcagcattagtggatggttcagtgaactgtgtttacatgcAATAATCTGCAGATGtattcctgagtccatgcagagatgtccagaacagaatcagacctgttttttaACCAGTGGaccctgagggcctgaagatcacaggcaataatattgactttcagcctcgtCCTTTGTGGTACAAAGCCAAAGGTacaaaatggtacaatttctaaGTTTccacatttgatatgtttactatgttcagTTGTAAACTAAATATAAGTTCATTAGAAAATCATtgtgatctgtttttatttacattttacagaacttTCTAACTGTTTGGGAATTGGAGGTGTTCATGACGTTAAGCTCAGTCTCATGCGAGATTTCACGTCAtctgaagtatgtgttgaggatgactctcagctacaaccacaccaaaatcTGACTGCATTATACTTATTTTTGTGTGGGCTAAAATAAAGTAGCTGTGTGCAGCAagtacaggacaaacccctacctcctgagccactgccgcccctaTTATAATTTATGGCGATTGGTGCATGTGTTGGGAAGGACTTTCAGATATTACCACACCAAAAAT contains:
- the LOC108229441 gene encoding battenin, with the translated sequence MERTGSINAELQTDGRCNQRRNWAGFWLLGLCNNFAYVVMLSAAHDILQKQESKNSTASVSGTLDLRAGNSSNSSRYDCSPVTTGAVLLADVLPTLIIKIFAPFVIHKVPYGFRVLLCFFMAATSFLLVSFSVAVWMSIIGTASSYLLVLLIFYQCVGPRQPTMRT